One Chryseobacterium indoltheticum DNA segment encodes these proteins:
- the nudK gene encoding GDP-mannose pyrophosphatase NudK — protein sequence MQKPHVSIEKTEILSDNWYTLKKVTFTIKKENGDTETQSREAYDRGNGAVVLLYNTHSKNVIITKQFRLPTYINGNPTGMLIEACAGLLDNDNPEDCVKREAEEETGYKISKVEKIFEAYMSPGSVTEILHFFIAEYSDDMKINDGGGLEDEGENIEVLQLPFDETLSMIDNGEIKDAKTIMLLQHLRLKNIL from the coding sequence ATGCAAAAGCCTCATGTAAGTATTGAAAAGACAGAGATTTTATCTGATAACTGGTACACTTTAAAAAAAGTTACTTTTACTATTAAAAAAGAAAACGGAGACACCGAAACCCAAAGCCGGGAAGCCTATGACAGGGGAAACGGAGCCGTTGTTTTATTGTATAACACTCATTCTAAAAATGTAATTATAACGAAGCAATTCCGTCTTCCTACATACATCAACGGAAATCCTACGGGAATGCTGATTGAAGCTTGTGCCGGACTTTTAGACAACGATAATCCTGAAGATTGCGTTAAAAGGGAAGCTGAAGAAGAAACGGGTTACAAGATTTCGAAAGTAGAAAAAATATTTGAAGCTTATATGTCTCCCGGATCTGTTACAGAGATTCTGCATTTTTTTATCGCAGAATATTCTGATGATATGAAAATAAACGATGGCGGCGGACTGGAAGATGAAGGCGAGAACATCGAAGTACTGCAGCTTCCGTTTGACGAAACACTTTCTATGATTGACAATGGCGAAATAAAAGATGCCAAGACTATCATGCTTTTACAGCATCTTCGCCTGAAAAATATTCTGTAA
- a CDS encoding VOC family protein, with product MQIKNIDHLVLTVADTDKTIDFYTNILGFEVVTFGNNRKALTFGNQKINLHQKEKEFEPKAEHPTTGSADLCFISETDIDDVLEELKHKNIEIIEGVVERTGAIGKIKSVYFRDPDLNLIEISNYF from the coding sequence GTGCAAATTAAAAATATTGACCATCTCGTCTTAACTGTTGCTGACACTGATAAAACTATAGATTTCTATACTAACATTCTGGGTTTTGAAGTCGTAACTTTTGGAAACAACAGAAAAGCTCTGACTTTCGGAAATCAAAAAATCAATCTTCATCAAAAAGAAAAAGAATTTGAGCCTAAAGCAGAACATCCAACAACAGGTTCGGCAGATTTATGCTTTATCTCAGAAACAGATATTGATGATGTTTTGGAAGAACTAAAACATAAAAATATAGAGATCATCGAAGGAGTTGTAGAAAGAACCGGAGCAATTGGAAAGATTAAATCGGTTTATTTCAGAGACCCGGATTTGAATTTGATTGAGATAAGCAATTATTTTTAA
- a CDS encoding NADP-dependent oxidoreductase, protein MKAFSISRYKKESPLELVDLPEPIVKDHEVLVEIHAASVNLLDSKIKSGEFKLILPYKMPLVLGHDVAGIIVKTGAKVKNFKVGDEIYSRPSDFHIGTFAEFISIDEKDVALKPKNLSMEEAASIPLVGLTAWQALIEQSNVQKGQKVFIQAGSGGVGTFAIQLAKYMGATVATTASEKSFDVLKNLGADVLIDYKTQDFEDALIDYDVVLNSQDNKTLEKSFEVIKPGGKIVSISGPPTPVFAEEHRLPWYVKLATRFLSSKIRKRAKKQNVNYSFLFMTANGKQLSEITHLIESGKIKPVIDKVFAFEKTNDALQYIESGRAKGKVVIKMK, encoded by the coding sequence ATGAAAGCATTCAGTATCAGCCGTTATAAAAAAGAAAGTCCACTCGAATTGGTAGACCTTCCCGAACCTATTGTAAAAGATCACGAAGTTCTTGTCGAAATACATGCGGCAAGTGTTAATCTTTTAGATTCAAAAATAAAAAGCGGTGAGTTTAAACTGATTTTGCCTTATAAAATGCCTTTAGTTTTGGGACACGATGTTGCAGGCATTATCGTAAAAACAGGAGCGAAGGTAAAAAACTTTAAAGTGGGAGATGAAATTTATTCTAGACCCTCAGATTTTCATATTGGTACTTTTGCAGAGTTTATTTCAATCGATGAAAAAGATGTCGCTTTAAAACCTAAAAATCTTTCGATGGAAGAGGCGGCTTCAATTCCATTGGTTGGTTTGACGGCTTGGCAGGCTTTAATTGAGCAATCGAATGTTCAAAAAGGGCAGAAAGTTTTTATTCAGGCAGGATCTGGCGGCGTGGGAACTTTCGCCATTCAGCTTGCAAAATATATGGGTGCAACGGTAGCAACTACTGCCAGTGAAAAAAGTTTTGATGTTTTGAAAAATCTTGGTGCAGATGTTTTGATCGATTATAAAACGCAGGATTTTGAAGATGCTTTAATTGATTATGATGTCGTATTAAACAGCCAGGATAACAAAACGCTTGAAAAATCTTTTGAGGTAATAAAGCCTGGAGGTAAAATCGTTTCAATATCAGGTCCGCCAACGCCAGTATTTGCTGAAGAACACAGGTTACCTTGGTACGTAAAATTGGCAACAAGATTTTTAAGCAGTAAAATAAGAAAAAGAGCAAAAAAACAGAATGTAAACTATTCGTTTCTGTTTATGACGGCCAACGGGAAACAGCTTTCAGAAATTACTCATCTCATAGAAAGTGGCAAAATAAAACCTGTCATCGATAAAGTTTTCGCTTTTGAAAAAACCAATGATGCATTACAATATATCGAAAGTGGTCGTGCGAAAGGAAAAGTAGTTATCAAAATGAAATAA
- a CDS encoding SDR family oxidoreductase — translation MKTTGNTVFISGGSAGIGLAIAKKLHAEGNNIIINGRNEERLQNALQELEGAVAIKGDLSVEADRFRIAEELKTNHPELNIIINNAGAAFAYLLNETQNAHEKAAAEMNTNYFSVIHFTELLLPYLSKKKEAAVINISSIAVFLSHQMLPTYGASKAALHSYTQALRQTYEEQNNIQIYEVYPPLVNTDFSAEIGGANGIPPSEVADELLIALEKNQFDVPVGDTKQFFVKELA, via the coding sequence ATGAAAACAACAGGAAATACAGTATTCATCAGTGGCGGAAGTGCCGGAATAGGCTTAGCAATTGCAAAAAAACTGCATGCAGAAGGAAATAATATCATTATTAACGGAAGAAATGAAGAACGTCTTCAGAATGCTTTACAAGAACTTGAGGGCGCAGTTGCAATTAAGGGTGACCTTTCGGTTGAGGCAGATAGATTTCGCATCGCAGAAGAATTGAAAACGAATCATCCCGAACTCAATATCATCATCAACAATGCTGGTGCAGCATTCGCATATTTATTAAATGAAACGCAAAACGCACACGAAAAAGCTGCTGCCGAGATGAATACCAATTACTTCAGCGTTATCCACTTTACAGAACTTTTACTTCCGTATTTAAGTAAAAAAAAGGAAGCGGCAGTCATCAATATTTCATCAATTGCAGTTTTTTTAAGTCATCAAATGTTACCAACGTATGGCGCATCAAAAGCAGCGTTACACAGCTATACACAAGCTTTAAGACAAACGTATGAGGAGCAGAATAATATTCAGATTTACGAAGTCTATCCACCATTGGTCAATACAGATTTCTCTGCAGAAATCGGCGGAGCAAACGGAATTCCGCCTTCTGAAGTAGCAGACGAATTGTTGATAGCTTTAGAAAAAAATCAGTTTGATGTTCCGGTAGGAGATACCAAACAGTTTTTCGTAAAAGAATTGGCATAA
- a CDS encoding alkene reductase, with the protein MENILFDAYKSKNLDLKNRIVMAPMTRSRSDNPENKATELTAKYYQQRATAGLIITEGTFISSEAVGVINVPAIYNATQIEGWKLTTKAVHNEGGKIFAQLWHTGAYSHPDLHNGDKPLAPSNVNPEQQIFTAKGFQPSQEPQPMTTEDIKRTVNDFKRATLNAFEAGFDGVELHGANGYLLQQFFSKNSNLRTDEYGGSVENRARILFEILDAIKEVADLQKVAVRLNPSLNGIMGILVDDETIALYNYIVTRLNDYDLAYLHLIEPFTDVSGNSFAIQEVAKHFRKIYNGTIIINRGFNKETATKVLQDGDADLVSFGTPFIANPDLVERFKSDAPLNQPDQATFYTPGEKGYTDYPTLNN; encoded by the coding sequence ATGGAAAATATTCTTTTTGATGCTTACAAGAGCAAAAACTTAGATCTAAAAAACCGTATTGTGATGGCTCCAATGACCAGAAGCCGATCAGATAATCCAGAAAATAAAGCAACAGAATTAACAGCTAAGTATTACCAGCAGAGAGCTACCGCAGGTTTAATTATCACAGAAGGTACTTTCATCAGTTCCGAAGCGGTTGGCGTGATCAATGTTCCTGCAATTTACAATGCAACACAAATCGAAGGTTGGAAACTTACAACAAAAGCTGTTCACAACGAAGGAGGCAAAATTTTCGCTCAACTTTGGCATACAGGAGCTTATTCTCATCCCGATTTGCATAATGGTGACAAACCGTTGGCGCCATCAAACGTAAATCCTGAGCAGCAGATCTTTACAGCAAAAGGATTTCAGCCATCGCAGGAACCTCAGCCGATGACGACGGAAGATATTAAAAGAACAGTAAACGATTTCAAAAGAGCAACGCTTAATGCATTTGAAGCCGGGTTTGATGGAGTAGAGCTTCACGGTGCAAACGGTTATTTGCTTCAGCAGTTCTTTAGCAAAAACAGCAATTTGAGAACCGATGAATATGGTGGTTCTGTAGAGAACAGAGCAAGAATTTTATTCGAAATTCTAGATGCTATAAAAGAAGTCGCAGATTTGCAAAAAGTTGCAGTTCGTCTCAATCCTTCACTCAACGGCATCATGGGGATTTTGGTCGATGATGAAACCATTGCGTTGTACAACTATATTGTCACTCGTCTCAATGATTACGATTTGGCGTATCTGCATTTGATAGAGCCTTTTACCGACGTTTCAGGTAATTCTTTTGCTATCCAGGAAGTGGCGAAACATTTCCGTAAAATCTACAACGGAACCATTATTATCAACCGCGGATTCAACAAAGAGACCGCTACAAAAGTTTTACAGGATGGCGATGCAGATTTGGTTTCTTTTGGAACTCCTTTTATTGCCAATCCCGATTTGGTAGAGCGTTTCAAGAGCGATGCACCACTCAATCAGCCGGATCAGGCCACATTTTACACTCCGGGCGAAAAAGGGTATACCGATTATCCGACTCTTAACAACTAA
- a CDS encoding winged helix-turn-helix transcriptional regulator, with amino-acid sequence MSNSKKRSDCPISSSLDVWGDKWSLLIVRDLMFAKQCTYGEFLKSDEKIATNILASRLLMLEENGIIIKQNHPDSKAKVLYKLTEKGIDLLPLLIEINLWAEKYSEIPESQKMILNDVKMDKAGFIEERIEELKREVL; translated from the coding sequence ATGTCCAATTCAAAAAAGAGATCAGATTGCCCTATCAGCAGCTCATTAGACGTATGGGGTGACAAATGGTCATTGCTGATTGTAAGAGATCTGATGTTTGCAAAACAATGTACCTACGGAGAATTTCTAAAATCTGACGAAAAAATAGCGACTAATATTCTCGCATCCCGTCTTTTGATGCTTGAAGAAAACGGGATCATCATCAAGCAGAATCACCCTGACAGCAAAGCGAAAGTTCTATATAAACTCACCGAAAAAGGTATCGATCTGCTTCCATTGTTGATAGAAATTAATCTGTGGGCAGAAAAATATTCTGAAATTCCGGAAAGCCAGAAGATGATTTTGAATGATGTGAAGATGGATAAAGCAGGATTTATTGAGGAGAGAATTGAGGAGTTGAAAAGGGAGGTTTTATAA
- a CDS encoding KTSC domain-containing protein, with protein sequence MKKIGDYRKLLEVDNTATLKDLKTIYRNVMKDTHPDKFVNNEEGKLAAEEKSKSVIEAYHFLVSINPETQEKYKEEYTETITTSIITDFYLEKSILKVQHLNGKMFEYIGVPRNTYIKMVNADSPSRFARRHIYGNFTFRKSGEVMAD encoded by the coding sequence ATGAAAAAAATAGGTGATTACAGAAAACTTCTTGAGGTAGACAATACCGCTACTTTGAAAGATTTGAAAACAATTTACAGAAATGTGATGAAAGATACGCATCCTGATAAATTTGTGAATAATGAAGAAGGAAAACTGGCTGCAGAAGAAAAAAGTAAATCTGTGATTGAGGCCTATCATTTTTTGGTAAGCATCAACCCTGAAACTCAGGAAAAATACAAAGAAGAATACACAGAAACGATTACCACTTCAATCATTACTGATTTCTATCTTGAGAAATCAATTTTGAAAGTTCAGCATTTGAATGGTAAAATGTTTGAATACATCGGAGTTCCAAGAAATACGTATATCAAAATGGTGAATGCAGATTCGCCAAGCCGTTTCGCAAGAAGACATATCTATGGAAATTTTACCTTTAGAAAGTCTGGTGAAGTAATGGCTGACTAA
- a CDS encoding Cof-type HAD-IIB family hydrolase — protein sequence MKDIKLIVTDMDGTFLNSKYEVSPDFPKVYEELKKRDILFVPASGRQMSGITKYFGDIENEIGFIAENGGYVVYKNQEMFADKLSQKSIADIIRTVREIPDARAVLSARDSSYYESTDQNFVDYFTQYYIENQKKEDLTQEVDDSVFKIAVYHPVSAEEFVYPALKKFEDEDLVVVVSGKYWLDIMNKHTNKGNAIEKLQKSLNILPEQTMAFGDYLNDIEMLKNAHYSYAMKNAHPSVKEAAKYEACSNDSFGVLETIKTYLNGN from the coding sequence ATGAAGGATATAAAGCTGATTGTAACCGATATGGACGGAACTTTTCTAAACTCAAAATACGAGGTAAGTCCCGATTTTCCAAAGGTGTATGAAGAACTGAAAAAAAGGGATATTCTTTTTGTTCCTGCAAGCGGAAGACAAATGTCTGGAATCACAAAATATTTTGGCGATATTGAAAACGAAATAGGTTTCATTGCCGAAAACGGAGGGTATGTAGTGTATAAAAATCAAGAAATGTTTGCTGATAAATTGAGCCAGAAATCAATTGCAGATATTATTCGTACCGTAAGAGAAATTCCTGATGCAAGAGCAGTTTTGAGTGCAAGAGATAGTTCGTATTACGAAAGTACTGACCAGAATTTTGTAGATTATTTTACACAATATTATATTGAAAATCAGAAAAAAGAAGACCTTACTCAGGAAGTCGATGATTCTGTTTTTAAAATTGCAGTGTATCATCCGGTGAGCGCAGAAGAGTTTGTATATCCTGCACTGAAAAAGTTTGAAGACGAAGATTTGGTGGTCGTTGTTTCCGGAAAATATTGGCTGGATATTATGAATAAACACACCAATAAAGGAAACGCAATTGAGAAACTTCAAAAATCTTTAAATATTCTTCCCGAGCAAACGATGGCTTTCGGCGATTATCTGAATGATATTGAAATGCTGAAAAATGCTCATTATTCGTACGCTATGAAAAATGCACATCCATCGGTAAAAGAAGCTGCGAAATACGAAGCGTGTTCCAATGACAGTTTTGGCGTTTTGGAAACGATAAAAACGTATCTCAACGGAAATTAA
- a CDS encoding AraC family transcriptional regulator encodes MKHSHPAFEAVKPNLGSSFTSLKFLRNENIKSHVWHYHPEIELIFVCGGSGKRQIGSNISYFSDGDLVLMGTNLPHCGMTNENTNNDYEMVIQFKPDFLGEEIWTLPEMQKITNLLEKAKAGIVFSESIKKEVGLKITEMHESSSLDKLMKFLKILEELASTQEYRILNAGKYYLQTQVEDNERINHIFNYVKDHFKDQITLEQISDLASMKVPSFCRYFKKITNKTFTQFVNEYRITHSLKLLAEKPLSITEVCFESGFNNFSYFNKTFKEYTGKSPSQYRKEFNYLFE; translated from the coding sequence ATGAAACATTCCCATCCTGCTTTTGAAGCTGTGAAACCCAATCTGGGAAGCAGTTTTACGAGTTTAAAGTTTTTACGAAATGAAAATATCAAGTCTCATGTATGGCATTATCATCCTGAAATTGAGTTGATTTTCGTATGCGGAGGTTCCGGAAAGAGACAAATTGGAAGTAATATTTCCTATTTTTCTGATGGAGATTTGGTTTTAATGGGAACAAACCTTCCACATTGCGGAATGACCAATGAAAATACCAATAATGATTATGAAATGGTCATTCAGTTCAAGCCTGATTTTTTAGGCGAAGAAATCTGGACGTTACCCGAAATGCAAAAAATAACCAATCTGTTGGAAAAGGCAAAAGCCGGAATTGTATTTTCAGAAAGTATAAAAAAAGAAGTCGGTTTGAAAATTACAGAAATGCATGAATCATCATCTTTGGATAAGTTGATGAAATTTCTTAAAATATTGGAAGAACTCGCTTCAACTCAGGAATATCGGATTTTAAATGCCGGAAAATATTATCTCCAAACTCAGGTGGAAGACAACGAGCGAATTAACCACATTTTTAATTATGTAAAAGATCATTTTAAAGATCAGATTACTTTGGAGCAGATTTCGGATTTGGCAAGCATGAAAGTGCCTTCGTTTTGTCGTTATTTCAAGAAGATTACCAATAAAACGTTTACTCAGTTTGTGAATGAATATAGGATTACCCATTCTTTAAAACTGCTTGCCGAAAAGCCATTAAGCATTACGGAAGTATGTTTTGAATCGGGGTTTAATAACTTCAGTTATTTCAATAAAACATTTAAAGAATATACTGGCAAAAGCCCTTCTCAATACAGAAAAGAGTTTAATTATTTATTTGAATAA
- a CDS encoding efflux RND transporter permease subunit, translating to MKLAEISIKRPSLVIVLFTILTLGGLLSYSMMGYELIPKFETNMVTISTVYPGASPAEVETSVTRKIEDAVGSLENVKKVESSSYESLSVIMVQLNTGADVNYALNDAQRKVNAILADLPEDADPPSLQKFSLDDLPIMTLSITSNKLNNKELYDLLDKKVEPIFSRVNGVAQVDLVGGQEREIQVNLDEKKLQGYGLSIGDVQQAILSSNLDFPTGALKTRTSRSTIRLSGKYRDVAEMNNLVVSNKNGAQVRLSDIATVFDTQKDVEKVARFNQNPTILMQVKKQSDANAVAVSELVQSTIAQVQNNYKAQDVKVSIVDDSTEFTLEAADHVIFDLFLAIILVAVVMLLFLHNIRNAFIVMVSIPVSLIATVIGMYLMGYTLNLMSLLGLSLVVGILVDDAIVVLENVYRHMEMGKSRIRAAYDGASEIGFTVTAITMVIVVVFLPIAMSSGLVSDILAQFCVTVVIATMFSLLASFTIIPWLSSRFGKLVHLTGKNPFEKFILWFEKQLEKFTHWISGILEWALKTTLRRVMTVIVTFIILISSFMLVAFGFIGGEFFPKMDRGQFLVQMELPKDASVEKTNQLTLEVEKYLRNDKDVVDMITTVGQQSSGFGGAQATLYQSEIQVILVDKSERNESTDIKSAKIKRALEEKFTGVEFKTAPIGLMGADNAPIEMVVTAQDNETANKEANRILALLKKVPGSVDAELSTDSGNPEVQVNIDRDKMASLGLNLSSVGQTMQTAFSGNTDGKFRAGEYEYDINIRFGDANRQSIDDVRNLMFTNPNGEQIRLSQFADVKMGSGPSLLERRDKAPSVKVKSKVVGRPVGDVANEWAAQFMDNEKTKPAGVSYIWSGDMENQTEGFGTLGIALLAAIVLVYLVMVSLYDSFVYPFVVLFSIPLALIGVMVILAITGNSLNIFTMLGMIMLIGLVAKNAIMIVDFANMRKAAGATTHDALIQANHARLRPILMTTIAMIFGMIPIAIAKGAGAEMNNGLAWVIIGGLTSSLFLTLIIVPVVYSLFDSILRRMGKDEKVDYDAEMKAEYDHRELSEDGFTPKHVD from the coding sequence ATGAAGTTAGCAGAAATATCCATTAAAAGGCCGTCCCTCGTTATCGTATTGTTTACGATTCTTACGTTGGGAGGTTTATTAAGCTACTCCATGATGGGGTACGAGTTGATTCCGAAGTTTGAAACCAATATGGTAACTATTTCTACGGTTTATCCGGGAGCTTCACCTGCTGAGGTGGAAACTTCGGTAACCCGAAAGATCGAAGATGCTGTAGGTTCTTTGGAAAACGTAAAAAAAGTAGAATCATCTTCGTACGAAAGTTTATCGGTAATCATGGTTCAGCTGAACACTGGTGCCGATGTAAACTATGCGTTGAATGATGCACAGAGAAAAGTAAATGCTATTCTGGCAGATCTTCCGGAAGATGCAGATCCGCCTTCTCTTCAAAAATTCTCGTTAGATGATCTACCGATCATGACGCTTAGTATTACCAGTAATAAACTGAATAATAAAGAGCTTTATGATCTTTTAGATAAAAAAGTAGAGCCTATTTTCTCCCGTGTAAACGGTGTTGCTCAGGTTGACCTTGTTGGTGGGCAGGAGAGAGAGATTCAGGTAAATTTAGATGAAAAGAAATTGCAGGGTTACGGTCTATCAATTGGTGATGTGCAGCAGGCAATTCTTTCATCCAACTTAGATTTCCCTACGGGAGCTTTAAAAACAAGAACTTCAAGATCTACCATCAGACTTTCTGGAAAATACAGAGATGTAGCTGAGATGAATAATCTTGTCGTTTCTAATAAAAACGGAGCGCAGGTTCGTCTGTCTGATATTGCAACCGTTTTCGATACCCAGAAAGATGTAGAGAAAGTGGCAAGATTCAACCAGAATCCTACGATTTTGATGCAGGTGAAGAAACAGTCAGATGCCAATGCGGTGGCGGTTTCAGAATTGGTTCAGTCAACAATTGCTCAGGTTCAGAACAATTATAAAGCACAGGATGTTAAAGTAAGTATTGTAGATGACTCTACAGAGTTTACTTTAGAAGCTGCCGATCACGTAATCTTCGATTTATTCTTAGCGATTATTTTGGTGGCAGTGGTAATGCTTTTATTCCTTCACAACATCAGAAATGCATTTATTGTAATGGTTTCTATTCCGGTGTCGTTGATTGCAACGGTAATCGGGATGTATCTGATGGGATATACCTTAAACTTGATGAGTTTATTAGGACTTTCACTGGTTGTTGGTATTCTTGTGGATGATGCGATTGTAGTTTTGGAAAACGTTTACCGTCACATGGAGATGGGGAAAAGCAGAATTCGTGCAGCATACGACGGAGCTTCAGAGATCGGATTTACGGTAACGGCGATCACGATGGTAATTGTGGTGGTATTCTTACCGATTGCAATGAGTTCAGGATTAGTTTCTGATATCTTGGCACAGTTCTGCGTCACGGTAGTTATTGCGACAATGTTCTCTTTATTGGCTTCATTTACCATTATTCCTTGGTTATCATCAAGATTTGGTAAATTGGTACACCTTACCGGTAAAAATCCTTTTGAGAAATTTATCCTTTGGTTTGAAAAGCAATTGGAGAAATTCACACACTGGATTTCTGGAATTCTTGAATGGGCTTTAAAAACAACATTAAGAAGAGTGATGACTGTTATTGTAACATTTATTATTTTGATCTCTTCATTTATGTTGGTGGCATTCGGATTTATCGGGGGTGAATTCTTCCCTAAAATGGATAGAGGCCAGTTCCTTGTTCAGATGGAGTTACCGAAAGATGCTTCTGTAGAAAAAACCAATCAATTGACTTTGGAGGTTGAGAAATACCTTAGAAATGATAAAGATGTGGTAGATATGATTACAACGGTTGGTCAGCAGTCATCAGGTTTTGGTGGTGCGCAGGCGACATTGTATCAATCAGAAATTCAGGTAATCTTAGTTGATAAATCTGAGCGTAACGAAAGTACAGACATTAAATCAGCAAAAATAAAGAGAGCTTTAGAAGAAAAGTTCACCGGAGTTGAGTTTAAAACAGCACCAATCGGATTGATGGGAGCAGATAATGCACCAATTGAAATGGTGGTAACCGCTCAGGATAACGAAACCGCTAATAAAGAAGCCAACAGAATTTTGGCTTTGCTTAAAAAAGTTCCGGGTTCTGTAGATGCAGAATTATCAACTGACTCAGGAAACCCTGAAGTGCAGGTGAATATCGACAGAGATAAAATGGCTTCTTTAGGTTTAAATCTTTCTAGTGTAGGACAAACGATGCAGACTGCATTCAGTGGAAATACAGACGGAAAATTCAGAGCCGGAGAATACGAATATGACATCAACATCCGTTTTGGTGATGCCAACAGACAGTCGATCGATGATGTAAGAAATCTTATGTTTACAAATCCTAACGGTGAACAGATCAGACTAAGCCAGTTTGCAGATGTGAAAATGGGTTCAGGACCAAGTTTATTGGAACGTAGAGACAAAGCACCTTCTGTAAAAGTAAAATCTAAAGTAGTAGGTCGTCCTGTAGGAGATGTTGCCAACGAATGGGCAGCTCAGTTTATGGATAACGAAAAAACCAAGCCTGCCGGGGTAAGCTACATTTGGAGTGGTGATATGGAAAACCAGACCGAAGGTTTCGGTACGTTAGGAATTGCTTTACTGGCAGCTATCGTATTGGTATATCTGGTAATGGTTTCATTGTATGACTCGTTTGTGTATCCGTTTGTGGTATTGTTCTCAATTCCTTTGGCATTGATCGGGGTAATGGTTATTTTGGCCATCACCGGAAATTCATTAAACATCTTTACGATGTTGGGGATGATCATGTTGATTGGTTTGGTGGCGAAAAATGCGATTATGATTGTCGATTTTGCCAATATGAGAAAAGCAGCAGGTGCAACTACACATGACGCTTTGATACAGGCCAACCACGCACGTCTTCGTCCGATCCTGATGACCACGATTGCGATGATCTTCGGTATGATCCCGATTGCGATTGCAAAAGGAGCAGGAGCGGAGATGAATAATGGTCTTGCTTGGGTAATCATAGGTGGTTTGACTTCATCATTATTCCTTACTTTGATTATTGTACCGGTAGTGTATTCACTATTCGATTCAATTCTAAGAAGAATGGGTAAAGATGAAAAAGTAGATTACGATGCTGAAATGAAAGCAGAATATGATCACAGAGAACTAAGTGAAGACGGATTTACTCCGAAACACGTAGATTAA
- a CDS encoding efflux RND transporter periplasmic adaptor subunit has protein sequence MKKTLIYIIVAAVLVGLAAWKIADNKKKQETEVKEVAKQVDKINVNVITVSRQNIDTDYSANGTFIPKQEMQQSSEISGRIVSVLVKEGSKVGAGQVLATIKRDAIEVDVTQAQNNLQNAIIDNQRYENAYKTGGVTKQQLDNSRLQLKNMQAAVRAQGVRVNDTSIRAGISGTINKKMVEPGMVVAPGTALFEIVNINSLKLSVLVDESQIGRIQLGQEVSINVNVLPDDSFSGRITFIAPKSDASLNFPVEIEVQNRGNLKAGMYATATFKTNNGAETQNMLTVPAEAFVNGVSSGQLFIVSNGTAKMIKVQTGKVYGDKVQILSGLNGGEQVITSGQINLDNGSKINIVK, from the coding sequence ATGAAAAAAACTTTAATATATATCATCGTAGCAGCCGTACTTGTTGGTTTGGCAGCTTGGAAAATTGCAGATAACAAAAAGAAACAGGAAACTGAAGTAAAAGAAGTAGCAAAGCAGGTTGACAAGATCAACGTGAATGTAATTACTGTTTCAAGACAAAATATTGATACCGATTATAGTGCAAACGGAACTTTTATTCCAAAGCAGGAAATGCAGCAGTCTTCTGAGATTTCAGGACGTATTGTGAGTGTTTTGGTAAAAGAAGGTTCAAAAGTAGGTGCCGGTCAAGTGTTGGCAACTATCAAAAGAGACGCGATTGAAGTAGATGTTACTCAGGCGCAAAACAATTTGCAGAACGCAATTATCGACAATCAACGTTACGAAAATGCTTATAAAACTGGTGGTGTTACGAAGCAACAGCTTGATAACTCAAGATTACAGTTAAAAAATATGCAGGCTGCAGTAAGAGCTCAGGGTGTAAGAGTAAATGATACAAGCATCAGAGCGGGGATCAGCGGTACCATCAACAAAAAAATGGTTGAGCCGGGAATGGTGGTTGCACCGGGAACTGCTTTATTTGAGATTGTAAATATCAATTCATTGAAACTTTCGGTTTTGGTTGACGAAAGCCAGATCGGAAGAATTCAGCTGGGTCAGGAAGTGTCAATTAATGTAAATGTTTTACCGGATGATTCTTTCAGCGGAAGAATTACGTTCATCGCTCCTAAAAGTGATGCATCTTTGAATTTCCCTGTTGAAATTGAAGTTCAGAACAGAGGAAACCTGAAAGCGGGTATGTACGCAACAGCGACTTTCAAAACCAACAACGGTGCTGAAACTCAAAATATGTTGACCGTTCCTGCAGAAGCCTTCGTAAACGGAGTAAGCTCAGGACAATTATTTATCGTAAGCAACGGAACTGCTAAAATGATTAAAGTGCAGACCGGTAAAGTGTACGGTGACAAAGTTCAGATCTTAAGTGGATTAAACGGTGGCGAGCAGGTAATTACCAGCGGACAAATCAACCTAGATAACGGTTCAAAAATCAATATCGTAAAGTAA